The following are encoded in a window of Platichthys flesus chromosome 19, fPlaFle2.1, whole genome shotgun sequence genomic DNA:
- the sec16a gene encoding protein transport protein Sec16A isoform X1, producing MQPPPRTGPQGATGPPPSGPNMFRRTRPYKHTAAAAATATMPPATQPMTDPFAFVRAPPPMAAGGLPTVQSSNPPPMQAPPNAMYSQAGGGLPPQPQTLEDVPAAPYGPPPSSVPGVTLFNPHSTASPVVFPVPSPAGYASSHTEQSYFNSREQTPSTATEPPPVFSAPAPTQTQFNMDFQGQPTPQPVPFQPVPPTTSSSHWAPDHGSRPPSVQNYFQPTSDPPPLPFNIPPQPQMYPSHAPSPQQSTPTPPPQPFNIPPQPQMFPSQAPSPHQQTPTPPSQSVHPHIQAHLPPQNLVRPPSSQWPDPSAPQQHNSHFQSQSYFSPQDSWFNQPTQDSGYHQMGTGSGHSQPTPDAGGSQHVASFEPGPSSAPPPVPYSQESGSLSMFFKDNDVENEETLAEDRNKAVNGIPASFQYHNSPPTQSGHTDAHMDYQGASLQDHSHVPYMNDSSHASQRPPDSHYNHMENLECVPNQEVLPSETHGSPAAAAVLNVDQFETGPNLETPDSVPRPMRSASVSSNYSNMSHGSGTGTRRHHGVVGTFIQQESPRLTDDGNLTAATGGYFEQIDTSPAVDMGARQSSLEQTWQPTPSPPKPTGIFQASANSSFEPVRSHGVGVRPAEVDMANIVAEGGADSTPGNLEQPPDNMENIYGQGHPLPPGTGVGVPPPTHPVVLSHSRPSSRAYGASQPCESPATTLWAQHDPASLGANILLAPAAPMVLAPLREPSADVIQPPEDGPLDLHRVQPTSQQHSENLENPPKVSDAESADSQGNMGYASLLVADSLHQPVLIAPPVSNYTVISPSTPTHAASQSSLRETTPPVRSLAQGQGASTPQSPLVASNPNPLFASGPVSYNSSASNQGPLNLTRDNTEAATSEITAPPLSQPVRPPLSRGQPENHSALQVNAQASLMTPPVSNHNPPSNYELLDFSMHQSQSQNQALGHPSSLHESPQSSNGFYLQVTKDAQQGVRIEGNAPIQTPASSSTPQVPPAASQAAANTEPPPIEPLRTSDPQPALQGQADASRVPLSGAQPFRGQYPAPAQGPAAGSAPPHAAAYPPGPLGPGHPGASHPASAEPPRPPSAAGSQQGYGPPPPQPGQMYSGYYGYHGEYPDSRAPYPPGQYPPPPGDPRAPPGDPRAPPGDPRAPPGDPRATPGDPRAPLGDPRAQQYYQDGQYRTQADPWYGRYDAQTQAYRDPNQYREPQPERPSSRASQYSDRPSSRQGYPEDYQRANRSAYSEYYAEYPKNYDYRGYNYGQYDPRYRGYYDQAYWANYDENYRARENYYNQQVYPARKEGFENQWQYYPGYDPSFDDDYQRRGEIYGDEFDRRSVHSEQSAHSVHSSQSHHSRRSSFSSRSQQSQVYRSQTDLVSAAYDTTASTLAPDYSYAQYPNQTDATQNYSQYLYPSEYTADSTWISPEQPPLRPATPEKFSIPHRCARFGPGGHLVQVLPNLPSAGQPALVDIHNMETMLQDTPDQAELRAFPGPLVKEETHKVDVIKFSQNKAMECSRDNNLLDRDSACLLWDFIMLLCRQNGTVVGTDIADLLLKEHRSVWLPGKSPNQANLIDFNNEPLARAEEEPGAGPLSLLSDTFMMVPENVGKETERFRELLLFGRKKDALEAAMKGGLWGHALLLASKMDSRTHARVMTRFANSLPINDPLQTVYQLMSGRMPASATCCGEEKWGDWRPHLAMVLSNLTHTMDLDTRTITTMGDTLASKGLIDAAHFCYMMAQVSLGVFTKKSTKMVLIGSNHSFPFFQFATNEAIQRTEAYEYAQSLGSHPSTLPNFQVFKLIYACRLAEAGLSAQAFHYCEVISKTVLMDPPYFSPVFISQIIQMSEKLRFFDPQLKEKPEQELFNEPDWLIKLRQLDGQIRTGLITYSADRTTPPQFDCTSPSDLGQPSPTEPYSMPVEVDGPTPDNPLMSSLLPGPPPQGVQLMPPAPTSILQEGMAPPQHLPPGDVPHFYPVPPSGPPGQMSVPGYPPQDPGFAPPPFQPQTEQTEMYPGSHQQPFHPPPQVGQMSPHMLPQVPHSPVQMNPPLPQMPQHMPPSPGHMPPVEYPYQPQPEMQTAQAIPSSPTRNSFTPRMDFYDHMAHMGPGRSRTTSQSSMHMVSGRRSRTTSESSNHSGGGRERRDSLVRQISLPPPSIPEQPRKEEPKKVKKDPPKQSGGGGVSLLKRWLGMGKNEAHLPDDKNPSIVWDEQKQKWVDLNEPEEERKPPPPPPSGFPKMPTMPGPAGPPSSGGPPVNMFSRKAGPRSRYVDVLNPSRSAKPSGSAPAPADIFAPLAPMAMPANLFVPSSAPDDHQPLEGSEGGYQEQNSPNTSTAPQMFNPTLLPPAPEGAPVPDGSQSGELSRSSSMSSLSREVSQHLNQSHPPQGAAPAGGVTFYNPAQFAQPSAAPGGGVRPGRLAGQRQYPVMK from the exons ATGCAGCCCCCTCCGCGGACTGGACCTCAAGGAGCAACCGGCCCTCCACCGTCTGGGCCCAATATGTTCCGCAGGACCAGGCCTTACAAgcatacagcagcagcagcagctactgCCACAATGCCACCTGCGACCCAACCCATGACAGACCCTTTTGCTTTTGTCAGAGCTCCCCCACCTATGGCTGCAGGTGGTCTCCCAACAGTACAGAGCAGTAACCCTCCACCCATGCAAGCCCCACCTAACGCCATGTACTCTcaagctggtggaggtttgccTCCACAACCACAGACATTGGAGGATGTCCCGGCTGCTCCATATGGTCCCCCACCATCCTCTGTGCCAGGGGTGACGCTGTTCAACCCTCACAGTACAGCATCCcctgttgttttcccagttcCAAGTCCTGCAGGATATGCATCGTCGCATACAGAGCAGAGCTATTTTAATTCAAGAGAACAGACACCATCCACAGCCACAGAGCCGCCGCCTGTCTTCTCAGCCCCAGCTCCTACTCAGACACAATTTAACATGGATTTTCAAGGACAGCCAACTCCACAGCCCGTGCCCTTCCAGCCAGTtcctcccaccacctcctcttcccACTGGGCCCCTGATCATGGAAGTCGCCCTCCATCAGTTCAGAACTACTTCCAGCCTACAAGTGACCCTCCACCACTACCTTTTAATATACCTCCACAGCCCCAGATGTACCCATCCCACGCCCCATCGCCCCAGCAAAGCACCCCAACACCTCCACCACAACCTTTTAATATACCTCCACAGCCCCAGATGTTCCCGTCCCAAGCCCCCTCGCCCCATCAACAAACCCCAACCCCTCCATCACAATCTGTACATCCCCACATCCAggctcatcttcctcctcagaaCCTCGTAAGGCCCCCTAGTTCTCAATGGCCTGACCCAAGCGCACCCCAACAGCATAATTCACACTTCCAATCTCAAAGCTACTTTTCCCCCCAAGACTCTTGGTTCAACCAACCCACACAGGATTCAGGCTACCACCAAATGGGGACTGGCTCTGGCCATTCTCAGCCAACACCTGACGCTGGTGGATCTCAACATGTGGCCAGTTTTGAGCCTGGGCCTAGTTCTGCCCCTCCCCCAGTACCATACTCTCAGGAGTCTGGTTCCCTCTCAATGTTCTTCAAAGACAATGATGTGGAAAATGAAGAAACACTGGCTGAAGACAGAAATAAGGCAGTGAATGGTATTCCTGCTTCCTTTCAGTATCACAACAGCCCACCAACCCAAAGTGGCCACACAGATGCCCATATGGATTATCAAGGAGCTTCTCTTCAGGATCATTCACATGTACCGTACATGAATGATAGCAGTCATGCATCACAGAGGCCCCCGGATTCTCACTACAACCATATGGAGAATTTAGAGTGTGTTCCGAATCAGGAAGTATTACCCAGTGAAACTCATGGtagtcctgctgctgctgcagtgcttAATGTTGACCAGTTCGAAACCGGACCTAACCTGGAGACTCCAGATTCTGTTCCAAGACCAATGAGATCTGCCAGTGTGTCATCCAACTACAGCAATATGAGTCATGGAAGCGGGACTGGCACTCGCCGGCACCATGGAGTAGTAGGTACCTTTATACAGCAAGAAAGCCCTCGTCTCACTGATGATGGTAACCTGACTGCTGCCACTGGAGGTTACTTTGAGCAGATTGACACTTCTCCGGCCGTGGATATGGGTGCGAGACAGAGCTCACTGGAGCAGACGTGGCAACCCACACCAAGTCCTCCCAAACCAACTGGCATCTTTCAGGCAAGTGCTAACAGCTCTTTTGAACCTGTTCGCTCCCATGGTGTTGGGGTGCGTCCTGCTGAAGTTGATATGGCTAATATTGTAGCAGAGGGAGGTGCAGATTCTACACCAGGCAACCTGGAGCAGCCACCAGATAATATGGAAAATATTTATGGCCAAGGACATCCCTTGCCTCCTGGGACTGGAGTTGGTGTACCTCCCCCGACACACCCAGTGGTTCTCTCTCACTCACGACCTTCATCACGTGCTTATGGGGCGAGTCAGCCCTGTGAGAGCCCTGCCACTACTCTGTGGGCACAGCATGATCCTGCTAGCTTGGGCGCTAACATCCTTTTAGCCCCTGCCGCCCCAATGGTTCTTGCTCCTTTACGAGAGCCCAGTGCTGATGTTATCCAACCTCCAGAGGATGGTCCCCTGGACCTCCACCGAGTTCAGCCAACCTCACAGCAGCACTCAGAGAACCTAGAGAACCCTCCAAAGGTGAGTGACGCAGAGTCAGCTGACTCTCAAGGCAACATGGGATATGCGTCTCTCCTGGTGGCTGATTCACTCCATCAACCTGTTTTGATTGCCCCGCCTGTGTCCAATTATACTGTGATTTCCCCAAGTACCCCGACTCATGCAGCCAGTCAAAGTAGCCTTAGGGAAACTACCCCACCTGTGAGATCACTCGCACAGGGGCAAGGTGCCAGTACCCCCCAATCACCTTTAGTAGCCTCCAATCCAAATCCACTGTTTGCCTCTGGACCAGTAAGCTACAATTCTTCAGCCTCTAACCAGGGTCCACTCAATTTGACCCGAGACAACACAGAGGCGGCAACATCAGAAATCACAGCTCCACCCCTGTCTCAGCCAGTCCGCCCTCCTCTTTCAAGGGGCCAACCAGAAAACCACTCTGCTCTCCAAGTTAATGCACAGGCTTCTCTCATGACTCCTCCCGTTTCTAATCATAATCCGCCTTCAAATTATGAACTGCTTGATTTTTCTATGCACCAATCACAAAGCCAAAATCAAGCATTGGGCCACCCTTCCTCTCTACATGAGTCTCCACAGTCTAGTAATGGATTTTACCTACAGGTAACCAAAGATGCTCAGCAAGGGGTAAGAATAGAAGGGAATGCCCCTATCCAGACCCCAGCCTCTTCATCCACCCCACAGGTACCGCCAGCTGCCTCCCAAGCAGCTGCAAACACAGAGCCACCACCAATAGAACCTCTGAGGACATCAGACCCTCAGCCTGCGTTGCAGGGACAGGCTGATGCTTCTCGTGTTCCACTGAGTGGAGCACAACCTTTCCGTGGTCAGTATCCAGCTCCTGCACAGGGGCCTGCTGCAGGGAGTGCTCCTCCCCATGCTGCTGCATACCCCCCAGGGCCTCTAGGACCAGGACATCCAGGGGCTTCCCATCCAGCTTCTGCAGAGCCACCTCGACCACCTTCAGCTGCAGGCAGCCAGCAGGGCTACGGGCCCCCTCCTCCACAGCCAGGACAGATGTACAGTGGCTACTATGGTTATCATGGGGAATACCCGGATAGCAGAGCACCATATCCTCCTGGCCAGTACCCACCACCTCCTGGGGACCCTAGAGCACCACCTGGGGACCCTAGAGCACCACCTGGGGACCCTAGAGCACCACCTGGGGATCCTAGAGCAACACCTGGGGATCCTAGAGCACCACTTGGGGATCCTAGAGCCCAGCAATATTATCAA gATGGTCAATACAGGACCCAAGCTGATCCTTGGTATGGCAGGTATGATGCTCAGACCCAAGCTTATCGGGATCCAAATCAGTACAGAGAGCCTCAGCCAGAGCGACCCAGCTCCAGGGCTAGTCAGTATTCTGACAGGCCCTCATCCAG ACAAGGCTATCCTGAAGATTACCAGAGAGCTAACCGCAGTGCCTATAGTGAATATTATGCAGAATACCCCAAAAACTACGATTACAGAG GATACAACTATGGACAGTATGACCCTCGATACAGAGGATACTATGATCAGGCCTACTGGGCTAATTACGATGAAAACTACAgagccagagaaaactactatAATCAACAAGTGTATCCTGCCAG GAAAGAAGGCTTTGAAAACCAGTGGCAGTACTATCCTGGCTACGATCCCAGCTTTGATGACGATTACCAACGACGCGGAGAAATTTATGGCGATGAGTTTGATCGACGCAGCGTCCACAGCGAGCAGTCAGCACACAGTGTCCACAGCTCTCAAAGCCACCACAGCAGACGAAGCAGCTTCAGCTCAAGGTCGCAACAG AGCCAGGTATACAGGAGCCAGACTGACTTAGTGTCAGCTGCCTATGACACCACAGCCTCCACTCTGGCTCCGGACTACTCCTATGCACAGTacccaaaccaaactgatgcCACACAGAACTACAGCCAGTACCTCTATCCCTCAGAGTACACTGCAGACAGCACATGGATCAGCCCTGAGCAAC CCCCCCTTCGTCCTGCAACCCCAGAGAAGTTTAGCATACCCCACCGCTGTGCCCGCTTTGGACCTGGTGGTCACCTGGTTCAAGTTCTGCCCAATCTCCCCTCAGCTGGACAGCCCGCTCTTGTTGATATTCACAACATGGAG acCATGCTGCAGGATACCCCGGATCAGGCAGAACTACGAGCCTTCCCTGGACCTCTTGTTAA GGAGGAGACCCATAAGGTGGATGTGATCAAGTTCTCCCAGAACAAAGCCATGGAGTGTTCTCGTGACAACAACCTCTTGGACAGGGACTCTGCCTGTCTGCTCTGGGACTTCATCATGCTGCTCTGTAGACAGAATGGG ACTGTCGTGGGCACAGACATCGCTGACCTCTTGCTGAAAGAGCACCGATCTGTTTGGCTGCCGGGAAAGAGTCCGAATCAAGCCAACCTGATTGATTTTAACAACGAACCACTGGCACGAGCTGAGGAAGAGCCGGGAGCCGGaccactctctctcctttctgacACCTTCATGATGGTCCCAGAGAACGTTGGCAAAGAAACTGAGCGCTTCAGGGAGCTGCTTCTGTTTGGCCGcaagaag GATGCACTAGAGGCAGCCATGAAGGGAGGTCTCTGGGGCCATGCCTTGTTGTTGGCCAGTAAGATGGACAGCAGGACACATGCACGTGTCATGACAAG GTTTGCCAACAGTCTGCCCATCAACGACCCTCTTCAGACAGTGTACCAGCTGATGTCCGGGAGAATGCCGGCCTCAGCCACT TGCTGTGGAGAGGAGAAGTGGGGTGACTGGCGCCCTCACCTGGCCATGGTGCTGTCTAACCTCACACATACCATGGACCTGGATACCCGCACAATCACCACCATGGGAGACACTCTGG CTTCCAAGGGGCTGATCGATGCGGCACACTTCTGCTACATGATGGCACAAGTCAGTTTGGGAGTCTTCACAAAGAAGAGCACCAAGATGGTTCTGATTGGCTCAAATCACAG ttttCCCTTTTTCCAATTTGCAACCAACGAAGCTATTCAGAGGACTGAGGCCTATGAGTATGCTCAATCACTTGGCTCCCACCCCAGCACACTGCCCAATTTCCAG GTGTTCAAGTTGATCTATGCATGTCGTCTGGCTGAAGCAGGCCTGAGTGCTCAGGCCTTCCATTACTGTGAAGTTATCTCCAAGACAGTGCTCATGGACCCTCCCTACTTCTCTCCTGTCTTTATTAGCCAAATCATACAG ATGTCGGAAAAGCTGCGGTTCTTCGATCCACAACTGAAGGAGAAGCCTGAGCAGGAACTGTTCAATGAGCCTGATTGGCTGATTAAACTCAGACAGTTGGATGGACAGATCCGG ACTGGGCTGATTACTTACAGTGCAGACAGAACAACTCCTCCACAGTTCGACTGTACCAGCCCATCTGACTTGGGCCAACCCAGTCCAACTGAACCATACAGCATGCCAGTGGAGGTTGATGGCCCCACTCCTGACAACCCACTAATGAGTTCATTACTACCCGGGCCTCCACCACAGGGAGTACAGCTGATGCCTCCAG CCCCTACCTCCATTCTCCAAGAGGGGATGGCCCCACCTCAGCATTTACCCCCCGGTGATGTGCCCCATTTCTACCCAGTACCTCCCAGTGGACCACCAGGTCAGATGTCTGTCCCAGGCTACCCTCCACAGGATCCCGGCTttgccccccctcccttccaGCCTCAAACTGAGCAGACAGAGATGTATCCAGGATCCCACCAGCAGCCGTTTCACCCACCTCCTCAAGTGGGCCAAATGTCACCACACATGCTCCCTCAAGTGCCACATTCACCTGTGCAGATGAACCCCCCACTGCCCCAGATGCCTCAGCACATGCCCCCTTCCCCTGGGCATATGCCTCCTGTCGAGTACCCATACCAACCCCAACCAGAGATGCAGACTGCTCAGGCAATACCATCATCCCCAACCAGAAACTCCTTCACACCTCGGATGGACTTCTATGACCACATGGCTCACATG GGTCCTGGAAGATCGAGGACTACTTCACAATCATCAATGCACAtg GTTTCAGGGCGACGCTCACGCACCACCTCTGAGTCGTCCAATCACTCTGGTGGTGGACGAGAGCGCAGAGACTCACTTGTCAGGCAGATCTCTCTACCGCCGCCTTCAATTCCTGAACAGCCGCGCAAAGAAGAGCCCAAGAAAGTCAAGAAAGACCCCCCAAAACAG agcggtggtggtggtgttagCTTGCTGAAGAGGTGGTTAGGGATGGGGAAGAATGAGGCTCACTTGCCAGATGACAAAAACCCATCT ATTGTGTGGGATGAACAGAAGCAGAAATGGGTCGACTTGAACGAGCCTGAAGAGGAG CGTAAGCCTCCTCCGCCACCTCCCTCTGGCTTCCCCAAGATGCCCACAATGCCCGGCCCTGCGGGACCTCCAAGCAGTGGCGGTCCGCCTGTCAACATGTTCTCCAGGAAGGCAG GCCCCAGGAGCAGATATGTGGACGTTCTGAACCCCAGTAGATCAGCTAAACCAAGTGGATCAGCCCCTGCTCCAGCGGACATCTTTGCTCCTCTGGCACCGATGGCCATGCCTGCCAACCTATTTGTGCCTAGTTCAG CGCCTGACGATCATCAACCTCTAGAGGGCAGTGAAGGAGGATATCAGGAGCAGAATTCACCGAACACCAGCACTGCTCCTCAG ATGTTCAACCCAACGTTGTTGCCACCTGCCCCAGAGGGAGCTCCTGTGCCTGATGGCTCACAGTCCGGGGAG CTCTCACGTTCTAGCTCAATGAGCTCCTTATCACGCGAAGTGAGTCAGCATTTAAATCAG AGTCATCCTCCTCAGGGAGCTGCACCCGCAGGAGGCGTCACCTTTTATAACCCTGCACAGTTTGCACAG CCAAGTGCAGCACCAGGCGGTGGAGTTCGTCCTGGGCGGTTGGCCGGCCAGCGCCAGTACCCGGTGATGAAGtaa